In the Pseudoliparis swirei isolate HS2019 ecotype Mariana Trench chromosome 19, NWPU_hadal_v1, whole genome shotgun sequence genome, one interval contains:
- the LOC130209691 gene encoding centromere protein U-like isoform X1 → MVMMMMVCFHSAKKGRRAQMLTKPQQESQKGASDDMDSPDLSSIDRASFLEGLQQNYGNPLHSTAMEDDLKVPELSRMNGAKAGKKEVPQTAKTSVVQRGAAVKRKETEQDEEEEEEEEEKMKKRSRRMTGGTRPGDNQQTKEGKKRGSETGSGKSSDAAPKKPDAAQKRVLSSDEEEGDEDRSWKPSPKKATALRLGRSRKSSSKGPKTRTSSSGSAPAEPEEASREKQRRSRHDGGGGTESEVVLDAFLEFCDQYRESVESKAVKLAVDSFSSNVKEQLLEKISNSKEFKVLKRDNAKVAASIRTKTQRLLDAKYELMRAERETWLMQKDKAELKVRLADLRRGQAFLQDFRELSRRYLDYRHKHPKEKETMFFGVLLPVLLPSSTGRPACPLCYWRPSIFRPHSTADQKATQKKSGEEQDSEIALHAIPYSKCPQVKGSKTTQSHTEAVLKPNPGNGFTFWVECCGSDFIMYICMQKSSCPSR, encoded by the exons atggtgatgatgatgatggtttgtTTCCACAGTGCCAAAAAGGGCAGAAGAGCCCAAATGCTCACGAAACCACAACAGGAGAGTCAG AAAGGTGCATCCGATGATATGGATTCCCCGGACCTGTCCTCTATTGACAGAGCCAGCTTCCTCGAGGGGCTGCAGCAGAATTACG gtaacccgcTGCACAGCACGGCCATGGAGGACGATCTGAAGGTCCCGGAGTTGAGTCGGATGAACGGAGCCAAAGCTGGGAAAAAGGAAGTTCCTCAGACGGCGAAGACCTCTGTAGTGCAGCGTGGAGCTgccgtgaagaggaaggagacggagcaggatgaggaggaggaggaggaagaggaagaaaagatgaaaaagaggagcaggaggatgacTGGAGGGACGAG GCCGGGGGACAATCAACAGACGAAGGAaggcaagaagagagggagtgaaacaggaagtggaaagtCCAGTGACGCTGCACCGAAG AAACCTGACGCTGCCCAGAAGAGAGTTCTGTCgtctgatgaggaggagggggatgaagaTCGGAGTTGG AAGCCAAGTCCGAAGAAGGCCACGGCTTTACGTTTGGGAAGAAGCAGAAAGTCTTCGTCTAAGGGGCCGAAAACTAGAACGTCTTCATCAG GCAGTGCCCCTGCCGAGCCAGAGGAGGCTagcagagagaaacagaggaggagcagacatgATGGAGGCGGAGGAACAGAGTCCGAGGTGGTGCTGGATGCCTTCTTGGAGTTCTGTGACCAGTACAG agagtCTGTGGAGTCTAAAGCAGTCAAACTGGCCGTTGATTCTTTCTCCTCCAATGTGAAAGAGCAGCTGCTGGAAAAG atCTCTAATTCAAAGGAGTTCAAGGTTCTAAAGAGAGACAACGCCAAG GTGGCCGCTTCCATccgcacaaagacacagagactgCTGGATGCCAAATATGAGCTGATGAG GGCGGAGAGGGAGACGTGGCTGATGCAAAAGGATAAAGCCGAGCTGAAGGTCCGGCTGGCCGATCTGAGACGAGGCCAAGCCTTTCTGCAGGACTTCAGAGAGCTCAGCAGACGATACCTGGACTACCGACACAAACACCCCAAAGAAAAAGagacg ATGTTTTTTGGCGTACTGCTTCCTGTTCTCCTCCCTTCCAGTACGGGGCGTCCAGCTTGCCCGCTCTGCTATTGGAGGCCAAGCATATTCAGACCGCACAGCACAGCTGACCagaaagcaacacaaaaaaagtctGGAGAAGAACAAGACTCTGAAATAGCGCTCCACGCCATACCTTACTCAAAATGTCCACAGGTTAAGGGCTCAAAGACTACACAGAGCCACACTGAGGCCGTATTAAAGCCTAATCCAGGAAACGGCTTCACATTTTGGGTTGAATGTTGTGGTTCAgattttattatgtatatatgtatgcaaaaGAGTTCCTGTCCAtccagataa
- the LOC130209691 gene encoding centromere protein U-like isoform X2, whose translation MSAKKGRRAQMLTKPQQESQKGASDDMDSPDLSSIDRASFLEGLQQNYGNPLHSTAMEDDLKVPELSRMNGAKAGKKEVPQTAKTSVVQRGAAVKRKETEQDEEEEEEEEEKMKKRSRRMTGGTRPGDNQQTKEGKKRGSETGSGKSSDAAPKKPDAAQKRVLSSDEEEGDEDRSWKPSPKKATALRLGRSRKSSSKGPKTRTSSSGSAPAEPEEASREKQRRSRHDGGGGTESEVVLDAFLEFCDQYRESVESKAVKLAVDSFSSNVKEQLLEKISNSKEFKVLKRDNAKVAASIRTKTQRLLDAKYELMRAERETWLMQKDKAELKVRLADLRRGQAFLQDFRELSRRYLDYRHKHPKEKETMFFGVLLPVLLPSSTGRPACPLCYWRPSIFRPHSTADQKATQKKSGEEQDSEIALHAIPYSKCPQVKGSKTTQSHTEAVLKPNPGNGFTFWVECCGSDFIMYICMQKSSCPSR comes from the exons ATGAG TGCCAAAAAGGGCAGAAGAGCCCAAATGCTCACGAAACCACAACAGGAGAGTCAG AAAGGTGCATCCGATGATATGGATTCCCCGGACCTGTCCTCTATTGACAGAGCCAGCTTCCTCGAGGGGCTGCAGCAGAATTACG gtaacccgcTGCACAGCACGGCCATGGAGGACGATCTGAAGGTCCCGGAGTTGAGTCGGATGAACGGAGCCAAAGCTGGGAAAAAGGAAGTTCCTCAGACGGCGAAGACCTCTGTAGTGCAGCGTGGAGCTgccgtgaagaggaaggagacggagcaggatgaggaggaggaggaggaagaggaagaaaagatgaaaaagaggagcaggaggatgacTGGAGGGACGAG GCCGGGGGACAATCAACAGACGAAGGAaggcaagaagagagggagtgaaacaggaagtggaaagtCCAGTGACGCTGCACCGAAG AAACCTGACGCTGCCCAGAAGAGAGTTCTGTCgtctgatgaggaggagggggatgaagaTCGGAGTTGG AAGCCAAGTCCGAAGAAGGCCACGGCTTTACGTTTGGGAAGAAGCAGAAAGTCTTCGTCTAAGGGGCCGAAAACTAGAACGTCTTCATCAG GCAGTGCCCCTGCCGAGCCAGAGGAGGCTagcagagagaaacagaggaggagcagacatgATGGAGGCGGAGGAACAGAGTCCGAGGTGGTGCTGGATGCCTTCTTGGAGTTCTGTGACCAGTACAG agagtCTGTGGAGTCTAAAGCAGTCAAACTGGCCGTTGATTCTTTCTCCTCCAATGTGAAAGAGCAGCTGCTGGAAAAG atCTCTAATTCAAAGGAGTTCAAGGTTCTAAAGAGAGACAACGCCAAG GTGGCCGCTTCCATccgcacaaagacacagagactgCTGGATGCCAAATATGAGCTGATGAG GGCGGAGAGGGAGACGTGGCTGATGCAAAAGGATAAAGCCGAGCTGAAGGTCCGGCTGGCCGATCTGAGACGAGGCCAAGCCTTTCTGCAGGACTTCAGAGAGCTCAGCAGACGATACCTGGACTACCGACACAAACACCCCAAAGAAAAAGagacg ATGTTTTTTGGCGTACTGCTTCCTGTTCTCCTCCCTTCCAGTACGGGGCGTCCAGCTTGCCCGCTCTGCTATTGGAGGCCAAGCATATTCAGACCGCACAGCACAGCTGACCagaaagcaacacaaaaaaagtctGGAGAAGAACAAGACTCTGAAATAGCGCTCCACGCCATACCTTACTCAAAATGTCCACAGGTTAAGGGCTCAAAGACTACACAGAGCCACACTGAGGCCGTATTAAAGCCTAATCCAGGAAACGGCTTCACATTTTGGGTTGAATGTTGTGGTTCAgattttattatgtatatatgtatgcaaaaGAGTTCCTGTCCAtccagataa
- the LOC130210015 gene encoding caspase-3-like isoform X2 yields the protein MADGDRRRSDGDTVDALSFLSKRSNAEPEGSSKTAGSDPYLYKMDYPCIGTCLIINNKNFHSSTNMNARNGTDVDAADAMKTFSKLGYKVTVANDQTGGQMKQLLRDVSKEDHSGSASFVCVLLSHGDEGVIYGTDGVEKLDDLTKWFKGDRCRSLVGKPKLFFIQACRGSDLDDGSSIEADSVDAQTSERIPVEADFLYAYSTAPGYYSWRNTQNGSWFMQSLCETLQRFAGELELMQIMTRVNCKVALHFESASNLPGYSGKKQIPCIVSMLTKDFYFPKH from the exons ATGGCTGATGGAGACCGGCGGAGGAGTGACGGGGACACTGTGGACGCCTTGTCATTTTTGTCAAAGAG gtcaaATGCAGAGCCCGAAGGCAGCAGTAAGACAGCAGGCTCTGACCCCTACCTCTACAAGATGGACTATCCCTGCATCGGAACCTGTCTGATCATCAACAATAAGAACTTCCACAGTAGCACAA ACATGAACGCTCGGAACGGGACGGATGTGGATGCCGCCGACGCCATGAAGACCTTCAGCAAGCTGGGTTATAAGGTCACGGTGGCCAACGATCAGACCGGGGGTCAGATGAAACAACTGTTGCGCGATG TATCCAAGGAGGACCACAGTGGCAGCGCGTCGTTTGTATGTGTGCTGCTGAGTCACGGAGACGAGGGCGTGATATACGGCACCGACGGCGTTGAAAAGTTGGACGACCTGACAAAGTGGTTCAAAGGGGATCGCTGTCGGAGTCTGGTGGGGAAACCCAAGCTCTTCTTCATCCAG GCGTGCCGCGGCTCCGACCTGGATGACGGATCCTCCATCGAAGCCGACAGTGTCGACGCGCAGACGTCGGAGAGGATTCCCGTGGAGGCCGACTTCCTGTACGCCTATTCCACCGCTCCAG GCTACTACTCGTGGAGGAACACCCAGAACGGCTCGTGGTTCATGCAGTCGCTGTGCGAGACGCTGCAGCGCTTCGCCGGAGAGCTGGAGCTGATGCAGATCATGACGCGGGTCAACTGCAAGGTGGCGCTACACTTTGAGTCCGCCTCCAACCTGCCCGGATACAGTGGCAAGAAGCAGATCCCCTGTATCGTCTCCATGCTGACCAAAGACTTCTACTTTCCGAAACATTAA
- the LOC130209691 gene encoding centromere protein U-like isoform X3, with product MVMMMMVCFHSAKKGRRAQMLTKPQQESQKGASDDMDSPDLSSIDRASFLEGLQQNYGNPLHSTAMEDDLKVPELSRMNGAKAGKKEVPQTAKTSVVQRGAAVKRKETEQDEEEEEEEEEKMKKRSRRMTGGTRPGDNQQTKEGKKRGSETGSGKSSDAAPKKPDAAQKRVLSSDEEEGDEDRSWKPSPKKATALRLGRSRKSSSKGPKTRTSSSGSAPAEPEEASREKQRRSRHDGGGGTESEVVLDAFLEFCDQYRESVESKAVKLAVDSFSSNVKEQLLEKISNSKEFKVLKRDNAKVAASIRTKTQRLLDAKYELMRAERETWLMQKDKAELKVRLADLRRGQAFLQDFRELSRRYLDYRHKHPKEKETYGASSLPALLLEAKHIQTAQHS from the exons atggtgatgatgatgatggtttgtTTCCACAGTGCCAAAAAGGGCAGAAGAGCCCAAATGCTCACGAAACCACAACAGGAGAGTCAG AAAGGTGCATCCGATGATATGGATTCCCCGGACCTGTCCTCTATTGACAGAGCCAGCTTCCTCGAGGGGCTGCAGCAGAATTACG gtaacccgcTGCACAGCACGGCCATGGAGGACGATCTGAAGGTCCCGGAGTTGAGTCGGATGAACGGAGCCAAAGCTGGGAAAAAGGAAGTTCCTCAGACGGCGAAGACCTCTGTAGTGCAGCGTGGAGCTgccgtgaagaggaaggagacggagcaggatgaggaggaggaggaggaagaggaagaaaagatgaaaaagaggagcaggaggatgacTGGAGGGACGAG GCCGGGGGACAATCAACAGACGAAGGAaggcaagaagagagggagtgaaacaggaagtggaaagtCCAGTGACGCTGCACCGAAG AAACCTGACGCTGCCCAGAAGAGAGTTCTGTCgtctgatgaggaggagggggatgaagaTCGGAGTTGG AAGCCAAGTCCGAAGAAGGCCACGGCTTTACGTTTGGGAAGAAGCAGAAAGTCTTCGTCTAAGGGGCCGAAAACTAGAACGTCTTCATCAG GCAGTGCCCCTGCCGAGCCAGAGGAGGCTagcagagagaaacagaggaggagcagacatgATGGAGGCGGAGGAACAGAGTCCGAGGTGGTGCTGGATGCCTTCTTGGAGTTCTGTGACCAGTACAG agagtCTGTGGAGTCTAAAGCAGTCAAACTGGCCGTTGATTCTTTCTCCTCCAATGTGAAAGAGCAGCTGCTGGAAAAG atCTCTAATTCAAAGGAGTTCAAGGTTCTAAAGAGAGACAACGCCAAG GTGGCCGCTTCCATccgcacaaagacacagagactgCTGGATGCCAAATATGAGCTGATGAG GGCGGAGAGGGAGACGTGGCTGATGCAAAAGGATAAAGCCGAGCTGAAGGTCCGGCTGGCCGATCTGAGACGAGGCCAAGCCTTTCTGCAGGACTTCAGAGAGCTCAGCAGACGATACCTGGACTACCGACACAAACACCCCAAAGAAAAAGagacg TACGGGGCGTCCAGCTTGCCCGCTCTGCTATTGGAGGCCAAGCATATTCAGACCGCACAGCACAGCTGA
- the LOC130210015 gene encoding caspase-3-like isoform X1, with translation MSWRYVISEQCRMFLPLRNMADGDRRRSDGDTVDALSFLSKRSNAEPEGSSKTAGSDPYLYKMDYPCIGTCLIINNKNFHSSTNMNARNGTDVDAADAMKTFSKLGYKVTVANDQTGGQMKQLLRDVSKEDHSGSASFVCVLLSHGDEGVIYGTDGVEKLDDLTKWFKGDRCRSLVGKPKLFFIQACRGSDLDDGSSIEADSVDAQTSERIPVEADFLYAYSTAPGYYSWRNTQNGSWFMQSLCETLQRFAGELELMQIMTRVNCKVALHFESASNLPGYSGKKQIPCIVSMLTKDFYFPKH, from the exons ATGAGCTGGCGTTACGTCATAAGTGAACAGTGTCGGATGTTCCTTCCTCTCCG GAACATGGCTGATGGAGACCGGCGGAGGAGTGACGGGGACACTGTGGACGCCTTGTCATTTTTGTCAAAGAG gtcaaATGCAGAGCCCGAAGGCAGCAGTAAGACAGCAGGCTCTGACCCCTACCTCTACAAGATGGACTATCCCTGCATCGGAACCTGTCTGATCATCAACAATAAGAACTTCCACAGTAGCACAA ACATGAACGCTCGGAACGGGACGGATGTGGATGCCGCCGACGCCATGAAGACCTTCAGCAAGCTGGGTTATAAGGTCACGGTGGCCAACGATCAGACCGGGGGTCAGATGAAACAACTGTTGCGCGATG TATCCAAGGAGGACCACAGTGGCAGCGCGTCGTTTGTATGTGTGCTGCTGAGTCACGGAGACGAGGGCGTGATATACGGCACCGACGGCGTTGAAAAGTTGGACGACCTGACAAAGTGGTTCAAAGGGGATCGCTGTCGGAGTCTGGTGGGGAAACCCAAGCTCTTCTTCATCCAG GCGTGCCGCGGCTCCGACCTGGATGACGGATCCTCCATCGAAGCCGACAGTGTCGACGCGCAGACGTCGGAGAGGATTCCCGTGGAGGCCGACTTCCTGTACGCCTATTCCACCGCTCCAG GCTACTACTCGTGGAGGAACACCCAGAACGGCTCGTGGTTCATGCAGTCGCTGTGCGAGACGCTGCAGCGCTTCGCCGGAGAGCTGGAGCTGATGCAGATCATGACGCGGGTCAACTGCAAGGTGGCGCTACACTTTGAGTCCGCCTCCAACCTGCCCGGATACAGTGGCAAGAAGCAGATCCCCTGTATCGTCTCCATGCTGACCAAAGACTTCTACTTTCCGAAACATTAA